A genome region from Geminicoccus roseus DSM 18922 includes the following:
- a CDS encoding LysR substrate-binding domain-containing protein: MNLASLRAVDALLATGGFARAAERLGLTQPAVSAQILALERAYGVELFRRGPGGAVPTALGLELAPHVRRVLGLLRDLEQLLGSARDLEAGQLALAADGPFAVMPLLRRLKDAYPGITASLATGNTAATLAAVREGQADAGVATLTEPAADLTRLRLESDRVVLLLPAGHPWAARGPVGIEAMNGVPVVAREEGSATFRLFAAACAEAGVRPELALRLGSREAMREAVATGFGVGAVFAREAGSDPRLVTVPLQGAALSADTCLVALPERTALGVVRALFALAGDQAGSLAS; this comes from the coding sequence ATGAACCTCGCCAGTCTGCGGGCGGTCGACGCGTTGCTCGCCACCGGCGGCTTCGCCCGCGCCGCTGAGCGCCTGGGACTGACCCAGCCGGCGGTAAGCGCCCAGATCCTGGCGCTGGAGCGCGCCTATGGCGTCGAGCTGTTCCGCCGCGGGCCGGGCGGGGCCGTGCCGACCGCGCTGGGTCTCGAGCTGGCGCCGCATGTCCGCCGGGTGCTGGGACTCCTGCGCGACCTGGAGCAGCTTCTGGGCAGTGCCCGCGACCTGGAGGCAGGCCAGCTTGCCCTGGCCGCTGACGGCCCGTTCGCCGTGATGCCGCTGCTGCGCCGGCTGAAGGACGCCTATCCGGGCATAACCGCCAGCCTCGCCACCGGGAATACCGCCGCCACCCTGGCCGCGGTGCGCGAGGGCCAGGCCGATGCCGGGGTCGCCACCCTGACCGAGCCGGCCGCCGACCTGACCCGGCTGCGCCTTGAGAGCGACCGGGTCGTGCTGCTGCTGCCGGCTGGCCATCCCTGGGCGGCGCGTGGCCCGGTCGGGATCGAGGCAATGAACGGGGTGCCGGTGGTGGCGCGCGAGGAGGGCAGCGCCACCTTCCGCCTGTTCGCCGCCGCCTGCGCCGAGGCCGGGGTGCGGCCGGAGCTGGCGCTGCGCCTGGGCTCGCGCGAGGCGATGCGTGAGGCGGTCGCCACCGGCTTCGGGGTGGGCGCGGTGTTCGCCCGCGAGGCCGGCAGCGACCCGCGCCTGGTGACCGTGCCGCTGCAGGGTGCTGCGCTCTCCGCCGACACCTGCCTGGTCGCCCTGCCGGAGCGCACCGCGCTGGGGGTGGTCCGCGCGCTGTTCGCCCTGGCCGGCGATCAGGCCGGAAGCCTGGCCTCCTGA
- a CDS encoding bifunctional folylpolyglutamate synthase/dihydrofolate synthase — MSSPSSDEILARLIDLHPKKIDLSLARMEQILAELGHPERKVPPVIHLAGTNGKGSTGACIAAALAAQGQRVHRYISPHLVRFNERIMLDNRPIDEARLTELLEEVERINAGRPITFFEITTAMAFLAFARFPGDALVLEVGMGGRLDATNVVDRPAVSIITPVFLDHETYLGGTIDLIATEKAGILKPGVPCVVAPQDPEGLRAIERRAAMLDTPLLVHGRDWWFEQHPEALIVEDNGERLELPRPALDGPHQYANAATAVVALRRLPPKLCPGPAALAAGVSRASWPGRWQRLWSGPMTDLLPPGWELRLDGGHNPAAALALAATLDMLPPRPLHLVVGMLNTKDASAFLAPLLARASTCTMVPIPDEPLSRPPEELAAAAAELGHPARQAAHHVDAVRAIVALSSDEPSLILVCGSLHFAGVVLADHG; from the coding sequence GTGAGCAGCCCGTCGAGTGACGAGATCCTGGCGCGGCTGATCGACCTTCATCCCAAGAAGATCGACCTCTCCCTGGCCCGGATGGAGCAGATCCTGGCGGAGCTGGGCCATCCGGAGCGGAAGGTGCCGCCGGTGATCCACCTCGCCGGGACCAACGGCAAGGGCTCCACCGGCGCCTGCATTGCCGCAGCGCTCGCAGCCCAGGGTCAGCGCGTCCACCGCTACATCTCGCCCCATCTGGTCCGCTTCAACGAGCGGATCATGCTGGACAACCGGCCGATCGACGAGGCGCGCCTCACCGAGCTGCTGGAGGAGGTCGAGCGGATCAATGCCGGCCGGCCGATCACCTTCTTCGAGATCACCACGGCCATGGCGTTCCTGGCCTTCGCGCGCTTTCCGGGCGATGCCCTGGTCCTGGAGGTCGGCATGGGCGGGCGGCTGGACGCCACCAACGTGGTGGACCGCCCGGCTGTCTCGATCATCACCCCGGTATTCCTGGACCACGAGACCTATCTGGGCGGGACGATCGACCTGATCGCCACCGAGAAGGCCGGGATCCTGAAGCCGGGGGTGCCGTGCGTGGTGGCGCCGCAGGACCCGGAGGGGCTTCGGGCGATCGAGCGGCGCGCGGCGATGCTGGACACGCCGCTGCTGGTCCATGGCCGCGACTGGTGGTTCGAGCAGCACCCCGAGGCGCTGATCGTCGAGGATAACGGCGAGCGGCTGGAACTGCCGCGCCCTGCCCTGGACGGCCCGCACCAGTATGCCAACGCCGCCACCGCGGTGGTGGCGCTCCGGCGTCTTCCGCCGAAGCTCTGCCCGGGGCCGGCAGCCCTGGCCGCGGGCGTCTCCCGGGCCAGCTGGCCCGGACGCTGGCAGCGGCTGTGGTCCGGGCCGATGACCGACCTGCTTCCGCCGGGCTGGGAACTGCGGCTGGATGGCGGCCATAATCCCGCGGCGGCGCTGGCACTGGCGGCGACGCTGGACATGCTCCCGCCCAGGCCGCTGCACCTGGTGGTCGGCATGCTCAACACCAAGGATGCCTCGGCTTTCCTGGCGCCGCTCCTGGCGCGCGCCAGCACCTGCACCATGGTGCCGATTCCGGACGAGCCCCTGTCCCGCCCGCCGGAAGAACTGGCGGCGGCTGCCGCCGAGCTGGGGCATCCGGCCCGGCAGGCAGCGCACCATGTCGATGCGGTGCGGGCGATCGTGGCACTGAGCAGCGATGAGCCGAGCCTGATCCTGGTCTGCGGCTCCCTGCATTTCGCCGGCGTGGTCCTGGCCGACCACGGCTGA
- a CDS encoding glycosyltransferase, translating to MPQPPVPAPSALKVAIVHDWLQSLYGSERVVEQILACFPQARLFSLVDVMPKEARGFLQDLEVETSFIQKLPFAKRHFRRYLSLMPLAIEQFDLGGFDLVLSSSHAFAKGVLTGPNQFHVSYVHAPIRYAWEYQHQYLREAGLDRGALSWLLRWQLHRIRNWDYRTGASPDRMIANSEFIRRRIQKIYRRDATVIHPPVRLQDFAPAARKDDYFIAISRFVPYKRTELICAAFAKMPELKLKVIGDGAGMARVERSPNVELLGTLPRAEVARLLAGARALIFAAEEDFGITVVEAQAAGTPVIAYGRGGVLDSVRPAPLPDATGLFFSEQTVEAICTALRRFQDGEAAFQPQALIRNASRFGEERFRARYQRFVMEALAATAQPLGGGSTIAR from the coding sequence TTGCCCCAGCCGCCCGTGCCTGCGCCGTCCGCCCTGAAGGTCGCGATCGTCCACGACTGGCTGCAGAGCCTGTACGGCTCCGAGCGGGTGGTCGAGCAGATCCTCGCCTGCTTTCCACAGGCCAGGCTGTTCTCGCTTGTCGACGTGATGCCCAAGGAGGCGCGCGGCTTCCTCCAGGACCTCGAAGTCGAGACTTCGTTCATCCAGAAGCTGCCGTTCGCGAAGCGGCATTTCCGGCGCTACCTGTCGCTGATGCCGCTGGCGATCGAGCAGTTCGACCTGGGCGGGTTCGACCTGGTGCTCTCGTCGAGCCACGCCTTCGCCAAGGGCGTGCTGACCGGGCCCAACCAGTTCCACGTGTCCTATGTGCATGCGCCGATCCGCTATGCCTGGGAATACCAGCATCAGTACCTGCGCGAGGCCGGCCTGGACCGGGGGGCCCTGTCCTGGCTCCTGCGCTGGCAGCTGCACCGGATCCGCAACTGGGACTACCGGACAGGTGCCAGTCCCGACCGGATGATCGCCAACTCGGAGTTCATCCGCCGCCGGATCCAGAAGATCTACCGGCGCGACGCAACAGTCATCCACCCGCCGGTCCGCCTCCAGGACTTCGCGCCGGCGGCGCGCAAGGACGACTACTTCATCGCGATCTCACGGTTCGTGCCCTACAAGCGTACGGAGCTGATCTGCGCCGCCTTCGCGAAGATGCCGGAGCTGAAGCTGAAGGTGATCGGCGACGGCGCCGGCATGGCGCGGGTGGAGCGCAGTCCGAACGTCGAGCTGCTCGGCACGCTGCCGCGGGCGGAGGTGGCACGGCTCCTGGCCGGCGCCCGGGCACTGATATTCGCCGCGGAGGAGGATTTCGGGATCACCGTGGTCGAGGCGCAGGCCGCCGGCACCCCGGTGATCGCCTATGGCCGGGGCGGCGTGCTGGATTCGGTACGGCCGGCCCCGCTGCCTGACGCCACCGGGCTGTTCTTTTCCGAGCAGACGGTCGAAGCGATCTGCACCGCCTTGCGCCGGTTCCAGGACGGCGAGGCGGCGTTCCAGCCCCAGGCCCTGATCCGCAACGCCTCCCGGTTTGGCGAGGAGCGGTTCCGCGCGCGCTACCAACGCTTTGTCATGGAGGCGCTGGCGGCCACGGCTCAACCCCTGGGCGGCGGCTCCACGATCGCGCGGTAG
- a CDS encoding DegQ family serine endoprotease, translated as MMKPSLTHRPSFVRNLALGSVAAAALATGSIPALPAFAPTPAHAEDYERGYADLVAKVMPSVVSVQVEGSGKGTTPVSSPMDEQKREFFERFFGQPMPAPEQQRPPGKMRGLGSGFVIDSSGYIVTNAHVVGGADKIEVVFQDGDRLDAELVGIDPKTDLAVLKVESKEPLTALEWSDSDKVRVGDKIVAVGNPFGLGSTVTSGIVSATGREIGSGPYDDFIQVDAPINRGNSGGPTFDLDGNVIGVNSMIFSPSGGSVGIGFAISSNLAKSVSAELIEKGSVERGWIGVGIQQMDDDLRASFGLDDREGALVSQVTPGGPAEKAGVEEGDVILKFGDHDIERLTQLTRAVADTDPGEKSDLVVWHDGKEKTLSIQVGEMPSEQQVASADEAELADQPRLGLALAPLDDEARSQLGVPDDVEGALVQQVVTGSPAEEKGIEQGDVIVAVGDQEVDGPQPVIDAVREAAKDGANTIRLLVARGEAQRWVAVPFAQS; from the coding sequence ATGATGAAACCTTCCCTCACCCACCGGCCTTCCTTTGTCCGCAACCTGGCCCTGGGCTCGGTGGCGGCGGCAGCCCTTGCGACCGGGTCCATTCCTGCCCTTCCGGCCTTCGCGCCCACCCCGGCTCATGCCGAGGACTACGAGCGCGGTTATGCCGATCTTGTCGCCAAAGTGATGCCCTCCGTCGTGTCGGTCCAGGTCGAGGGCAGCGGAAAGGGCACCACGCCCGTTTCCTCGCCGATGGACGAGCAGAAGCGCGAGTTCTTCGAGCGCTTCTTCGGCCAGCCGATGCCGGCGCCCGAGCAGCAGCGCCCGCCGGGCAAGATGCGCGGCCTTGGCTCGGGCTTTGTGATCGACTCGTCCGGCTACATCGTCACCAACGCCCATGTGGTGGGCGGGGCCGACAAGATCGAGGTGGTGTTCCAGGACGGTGACCGCCTGGATGCCGAGCTGGTCGGCATCGACCCCAAGACCGACCTGGCCGTGCTCAAGGTGGAAAGCAAGGAGCCGCTGACCGCCCTGGAATGGTCGGACAGCGACAAGGTCCGCGTCGGCGACAAGATCGTGGCGGTCGGCAACCCGTTCGGCCTGGGCAGCACCGTCACCTCCGGCATTGTCTCGGCGACCGGCCGCGAGATCGGCAGCGGGCCCTATGACGACTTCATCCAGGTCGACGCCCCGATCAACCGCGGCAATTCGGGTGGCCCGACCTTCGACCTCGACGGCAACGTCATCGGCGTCAACAGCATGATCTTCTCCCCGTCCGGCGGCAGCGTCGGGATCGGCTTCGCGATCTCCTCGAACCTCGCCAAGTCGGTGTCGGCGGAGCTGATCGAGAAGGGCTCGGTGGAGCGTGGCTGGATCGGCGTCGGCATCCAGCAGATGGACGACGACCTGCGTGCCTCGTTCGGCCTGGACGATCGCGAGGGCGCCCTGGTGAGCCAGGTGACCCCGGGCGGTCCGGCGGAGAAGGCCGGCGTCGAGGAAGGCGACGTGATCCTGAAGTTCGGCGACCATGACATCGAGCGGCTGACCCAGCTGACCCGCGCCGTGGCCGACACCGATCCGGGCGAGAAGTCCGACCTCGTGGTCTGGCATGACGGCAAGGAGAAGACCCTGTCGATCCAGGTCGGCGAGATGCCGTCCGAGCAGCAGGTCGCCTCGGCCGACGAGGCCGAGCTGGCCGACCAGCCGCGACTGGGCCTGGCCCTGGCGCCGCTGGACGACGAGGCCCGCTCGCAGCTGGGCGTGCCGGACGACGTCGAGGGCGCCCTGGTGCAGCAGGTCGTCACCGGCAGCCCGGCCGAGGAGAAGGGCATCGAGCAGGGCGACGTCATCGTCGCGGTCGGCGACCAGGAGGTCGACGGGCCGCAGCCGGTGATCGATGCGGTGCGCGAGGCCGCCAAGGACGGGGCGAATACGATCCGCCTGCTGGTGGCGCGCGGCGAGGCGCAGCGCTGGGTGGCGGTGCCGTTCGCCCAGTCCTGA
- a CDS encoding OmpA family protein, protein MRLLVKRHRLGLAGLVTLMSSASCLAGVAPASAPPDGAGPLVLAQVEPERTARDLEAAIEEIRNRLRDARPAGPEQDEREKLALALAQVEELTERTRYLEQELERARQSSAAADAAALAADAVSDDLAARLAAAERERELLAASSERREREVQAALSASEQALRAEQDQRRGIEAAAEQARQAAASQEVTAAATTAKLQAELEATVQELVRLRVTLAEHDSLLAELRGGQGEAQERQQQTERESAELRQRVDQLVAERDKAHAEAAAASAALEARLADAERQLEAMGEEVRQAWSDRAAAERRIEQVTARAEADRAAAERVRSGERMAADRKITALSDELGQVRARAAALDSVAAAVGARAEANAIELEKMRAVASSAVGEAADLGQQLLEALAEIETLSQLVARIDLAKMTSAASLDPASGEEAPPEDGFGRLKGQVWPVVATVEQEAPPVERPPPSLEVLKRLSGLDLDSGSDGWVRTVAEGIEFELGGDQIGPRSERGLQRVAVLLQLTPGAPVRIVGHTDSQGDEARNLELSQLRAAALRDALVEEFEIDPARIVVEGQGSAEPIASNRTAEGRSANRRVEVFVAR, encoded by the coding sequence ATGCGCCTGCTCGTGAAGCGCCACCGCCTGGGCTTGGCCGGGCTGGTCACCTTGATGTCTTCGGCCTCCTGCCTGGCCGGCGTGGCGCCGGCATCGGCGCCGCCGGACGGTGCCGGTCCGCTGGTGCTGGCCCAGGTCGAGCCGGAACGGACCGCCCGCGATCTGGAGGCGGCGATCGAGGAGATCCGCAACAGGCTGCGCGACGCGCGCCCGGCCGGGCCGGAGCAGGACGAGCGCGAGAAGCTGGCGCTCGCCCTAGCCCAGGTGGAGGAACTGACCGAGCGGACGCGTTACCTGGAGCAGGAACTCGAGCGGGCTCGCCAGTCATCGGCCGCCGCCGATGCGGCGGCCTTGGCCGCCGATGCCGTGAGCGACGACCTGGCGGCGCGGCTGGCGGCTGCCGAGCGCGAGCGCGAACTGCTGGCAGCCTCCTCGGAACGTCGGGAACGCGAGGTGCAGGCGGCCCTGAGCGCCAGCGAGCAGGCGCTGCGCGCGGAGCAGGACCAGCGCCGGGGCATCGAGGCCGCGGCCGAGCAGGCGCGCCAGGCAGCCGCCAGCCAGGAGGTGACCGCCGCGGCCACCACCGCGAAACTTCAGGCCGAGCTGGAGGCCACCGTCCAGGAACTGGTGCGCCTGCGCGTTACCCTTGCCGAGCACGACAGCCTCCTGGCGGAACTGCGTGGCGGCCAGGGCGAGGCCCAGGAGAGGCAGCAGCAGACGGAGCGCGAGAGCGCGGAGCTGAGGCAGCGGGTCGACCAGCTGGTGGCGGAGCGCGACAAGGCGCATGCCGAGGCCGCAGCCGCGAGTGCTGCCCTGGAGGCCCGCCTGGCCGATGCCGAGCGGCAGCTGGAGGCGATGGGCGAGGAGGTCCGCCAGGCCTGGAGCGACCGCGCCGCTGCCGAGCGGCGGATCGAGCAGGTCACCGCCCGGGCCGAGGCCGACCGCGCCGCGGCCGAGCGGGTGCGCTCGGGCGAACGAATGGCCGCCGACCGGAAGATCACTGCCCTGAGCGATGAACTCGGCCAGGTCCGAGCCCGTGCCGCTGCCCTGGACAGCGTCGCGGCGGCGGTCGGCGCCAGGGCCGAGGCCAATGCCATCGAGCTGGAAAAGATGCGCGCGGTCGCATCCTCCGCCGTGGGCGAGGCGGCCGATCTCGGCCAGCAGCTCCTGGAGGCGCTTGCCGAGATCGAGACGCTCAGCCAGCTGGTGGCGCGCATCGATCTCGCCAAGATGACGTCGGCGGCCAGCCTGGATCCGGCGTCCGGCGAAGAGGCTCCTCCCGAGGACGGGTTCGGCCGGCTGAAGGGCCAGGTCTGGCCGGTGGTGGCCACCGTGGAGCAAGAAGCGCCTCCGGTGGAACGTCCGCCGCCCTCGCTGGAGGTCCTGAAGCGGTTGAGCGGGCTGGACCTGGACAGCGGCAGCGACGGCTGGGTCCGGACGGTCGCGGAAGGGATCGAGTTCGAGCTGGGAGGGGACCAGATCGGACCGCGTTCCGAGCGCGGCCTGCAGCGGGTCGCTGTCTTGCTGCAGCTCACCCCGGGCGCTCCAGTCCGGATCGTCGGCCATACCGATTCCCAGGGCGACGAAGCGCGCAATCTCGAACTGTCGCAACTGCGTGCGGCAGCGCTGCGCGATGCGCTGGTCGAGGAGTTCGAGATCGATCCGGCGCGGATCGTGGTGGAAGGGCAGGGTTCGGCCGAGCCGATCGCCTCCAACCGGACCGCCGAGGGCCGCAGCGCCAACCGCCGGGTCGAGGTGTTCGTCGCCCGGTGA
- a CDS encoding winged helix-turn-helix domain-containing protein, translating to MRILVIEDDKDAAQYMAKGLVESGHGADVAHTGKDGLLMAAANGYDVLIVDRMLPGLDGLSLVKTLRATGNHTPVLFLSALGEVTDRVKGLRAGGDDYLVKPYAFSELLARVETLARRGSTAGDTPETVLRYGDLMMDLLGRRVERAGKEIDLQPREFRLLETLMRHAGQVMTRTMLLEKVWDYRFDPQTNVIDVHISRLRHKIDRGFSYPMIHTVRGAGYSLRVADKAS from the coding sequence ATGCGCATTCTAGTAATCGAGGACGACAAGGACGCCGCTCAGTACATGGCCAAGGGGCTCGTCGAGAGCGGCCATGGGGCGGATGTCGCGCATACCGGCAAGGATGGCCTTCTGATGGCCGCGGCGAACGGCTACGACGTCCTGATCGTCGACCGGATGCTGCCGGGCCTGGATGGGCTCTCCTTGGTGAAGACTTTGCGGGCCACGGGCAACCACACGCCCGTCCTGTTCCTGTCGGCGCTGGGCGAGGTCACCGACCGGGTGAAGGGCCTGCGCGCCGGGGGCGACGACTACCTGGTCAAGCCCTATGCCTTCTCCGAGCTGCTGGCCCGGGTCGAGACCCTGGCCCGGCGCGGCTCGACCGCCGGGGACACGCCGGAGACGGTGCTTCGCTACGGCGACCTGATGATGGACCTGCTCGGCCGTCGGGTGGAGCGGGCCGGCAAGGAGATCGACCTGCAGCCGCGGGAGTTCCGGCTGCTGGAGACCCTGATGCGCCATGCCGGCCAGGTGATGACCCGGACCATGCTCCTGGAGAAGGTCTGGGACTACCGGTTCGACCCGCAGACCAACGTGATCGACGTCCATATCAGCCGCCTCCGGCACAAGATCGACCGTGGCTTCTCCTATCCCATGATCCACACGGTCCGTGGCGCCGGGTACTCGCTCCGTGTTGCCGACAAAGCTTCTTAA
- a CDS encoding carbon-nitrogen hydrolase family protein produces MHDPAATALAVLPEQWSGGDAQAEAELSDGPWARDVARVAVQKHCAIIAPYLEREGEKQFSSVLFVNRRGRGLCSYRKTHLSLADEAQGLARGNWMTIVPFMDQRIGLLLGEDILHPETSRCLALEGATLLVASSTLEPSLLAALTRVRAVENGVTFLAVSGGAAGRMVACDPEGRVLADAPTPATIDLHPVPSERPNPFAARRRAELYRAIVEPPPRG; encoded by the coding sequence TTGCACGATCCGGCCGCAACGGCCCTGGCGGTCCTGCCGGAACAGTGGTCTGGAGGGGACGCCCAGGCGGAGGCGGAGCTGTCGGACGGTCCCTGGGCCCGCGACGTGGCGCGTGTCGCGGTTCAGAAACATTGCGCAATCATCGCTCCCTACCTGGAGCGGGAGGGGGAGAAGCAGTTCTCCAGCGTCCTGTTCGTCAACCGGCGTGGCCGCGGCCTGTGCAGCTACCGCAAGACCCATCTTAGCCTCGCCGATGAGGCACAGGGATTGGCGCGGGGCAACTGGATGACGATCGTGCCGTTCATGGACCAGCGGATCGGCCTGTTGCTGGGCGAGGACATCCTGCACCCGGAGACCAGCCGATGCCTGGCGCTGGAAGGGGCGACCCTTTTGGTCGCGTCGAGCACCCTGGAGCCGTCCCTGCTGGCGGCCCTCACGCGGGTACGCGCGGTCGAGAACGGCGTGACGTTCCTCGCCGTCAGTGGCGGTGCTGCCGGCCGGATGGTGGCCTGTGATCCCGAGGGGCGCGTTCTGGCCGACGCGCCCACCCCGGCGACGATCGACCTTCACCCGGTCCCGTCGGAACGACCGAATCCGTTTGCCGCGCGCCGCCGCGCCGAACTCTACCGCGCGATCGTGGAGCCGCCGCCCAGGGGTTGA
- a CDS encoding sensor histidine kinase has translation MPTKLLKASTFRLTLVYLALFCVSAGVLFGFIYVASSTYMERQTEETITAEITGFVDQYRLRGLGGLRNTIAQRAAARPDRASIYLLVDRTDRIMAGNIDRWPEGQETDEGYVLFPIETGVDENDEPVFHRAIARGFLLQNNARLLVGRDIEERLSIQATLFNTLVIGGGIMIVLGVAGGLVMSRWMLGRLDDVNRATTRIMMGDLTQRFADKGSGDEFDELARNLNRMLDRIERLLAGMRQVTDNVAHDLRTPLNRLRSRIEVALMGEQTDEARELLEATVRDADSLIQTFNAILSIARAESGEQQAEFEPFSLREMAQDVTELYEPLGEERNIVVLLNAPADVQVIGNRHLVAQALANLVDNAIKYGSEAGHVLVEVRARPGPSLIVSDDGPGIPPEMRERALERFVRLDPERTTPGNGLGLSLVAAVARLHEAKLSLDDARPGLRVSMTFPAIPAPANARQEARLPA, from the coding sequence TTGCCGACAAAGCTTCTTAAGGCTTCGACCTTCCGGCTCACGCTGGTCTATTTGGCGTTGTTCTGCGTGTCGGCCGGGGTGCTGTTCGGCTTCATCTACGTCGCCTCCTCCACCTACATGGAGCGGCAGACGGAAGAGACCATCACCGCCGAGATCACCGGCTTCGTCGACCAGTACCGCCTGCGCGGGCTGGGCGGCCTGCGCAACACCATCGCCCAGCGTGCCGCCGCAAGGCCGGACCGAGCCTCCATCTACCTGCTGGTGGACCGGACCGACCGGATCATGGCGGGCAACATCGACCGCTGGCCGGAGGGACAGGAGACCGACGAGGGCTATGTCCTGTTCCCGATCGAGACCGGGGTGGACGAGAACGACGAGCCGGTGTTCCACCGGGCGATCGCGCGCGGCTTCCTGCTGCAGAACAATGCCCGCCTGCTGGTCGGCCGCGACATCGAGGAGCGGCTGTCGATCCAGGCGACCCTGTTCAACACGCTGGTGATCGGCGGCGGGATCATGATCGTGCTGGGCGTCGCCGGCGGCCTCGTGATGAGCCGCTGGATGCTCGGGCGGCTGGACGACGTGAACCGGGCGACCACCCGGATCATGATGGGCGACCTCACCCAGCGCTTCGCCGACAAGGGCAGCGGCGACGAGTTCGACGAGCTGGCGCGCAACCTCAACCGGATGCTCGACCGGATCGAGCGGCTGCTGGCCGGGATGCGCCAGGTCACCGACAACGTCGCCCATGACCTGCGCACCCCGCTCAACCGGCTGCGCTCGCGGATCGAGGTGGCGCTGATGGGCGAGCAGACCGACGAGGCGCGCGAGCTGCTGGAGGCCACGGTCCGCGACGCCGATTCGCTGATCCAGACCTTCAACGCGATCCTGTCGATCGCCAGGGCGGAAAGCGGCGAGCAGCAGGCAGAGTTCGAGCCGTTCAGCCTGCGCGAGATGGCCCAGGACGTGACCGAGCTCTACGAGCCGCTCGGCGAGGAGCGCAACATTGTGGTGCTCCTGAACGCGCCGGCCGACGTCCAGGTGATCGGCAACCGCCACCTGGTCGCCCAGGCGCTGGCCAACCTGGTCGACAACGCGATCAAGTATGGCAGCGAGGCCGGCCACGTGCTGGTCGAGGTGCGGGCGCGGCCCGGGCCCAGCCTGATCGTGTCCGACGACGGGCCGGGCATCCCGCCGGAGATGCGCGAGCGCGCGCTGGAGCGGTTCGTGCGGCTGGACCCCGAGCGGACCACGCCCGGCAACGGCCTGGGCCTGTCGCTGGTGGCGGCGGTGGCGCGGCTGCACGAGGCCAAGCTGTCCCTGGACGACGCCCGCCCCGGCCTGCGGGTCAGCATGACCTTCCCGGCGATCCCGGCGCCGGCGAACGCTCGTCAGGAGGCCAGGCTTCCGGCCTGA
- a CDS encoding universal stress protein, giving the protein MKTILVNLEVSAALDATLACGIGVAREFGSYLEGLHVRPVQPDVIAAGADGFIAAAPDLVAGFEKDARERADRLRDAFEAAVRGAGLPRFTEPGSTGPAADWHLGAGAAANVLGSYGRIFDMILVGRPMADSLTPSTAALEGALFESGRLLMIVPPTATTFRMDRILISWNGSTETSRTIALAMPMLDRAKSVIVHSVEKGMVPGPSGEALARMLERRGQTVEVVDHPGDDRPVGKVTLDEAQRLGADLIVKGAYTQSRLRQMIFGGATSYILSNVEVPVLMSH; this is encoded by the coding sequence ATGAAGACCATTCTGGTGAACTTGGAGGTGAGCGCCGCGCTCGATGCGACGCTGGCCTGCGGCATCGGCGTGGCGCGGGAGTTCGGTTCCTACCTGGAAGGGCTGCATGTCCGGCCGGTGCAGCCCGACGTGATCGCCGCGGGCGCCGACGGCTTCATCGCTGCTGCTCCCGACCTGGTCGCCGGGTTCGAGAAGGACGCCCGCGAGCGGGCCGACCGGCTGCGCGACGCATTCGAGGCCGCCGTGCGCGGCGCCGGCCTGCCGCGCTTCACCGAGCCCGGCAGCACCGGCCCGGCCGCCGACTGGCACCTGGGAGCGGGTGCCGCCGCCAACGTGCTGGGCAGCTATGGCCGGATCTTCGACATGATCCTGGTCGGCCGGCCGATGGCCGATAGCCTGACCCCGTCGACCGCCGCGCTGGAAGGCGCCCTGTTCGAATCCGGGCGGCTGCTGATGATCGTGCCGCCGACCGCGACCACCTTCCGGATGGATCGCATCCTGATCTCCTGGAACGGCAGCACCGAGACCTCGCGGACGATTGCGCTGGCCATGCCGATGCTGGACCGGGCCAAGTCGGTGATCGTCCATTCGGTGGAGAAAGGCATGGTGCCCGGTCCCTCGGGCGAGGCGCTGGCGCGGATGCTGGAGCGGCGCGGCCAGACGGTCGAGGTGGTCGACCATCCGGGCGACGACCGCCCGGTCGGCAAGGTCACCCTGGACGAGGCGCAGCGCCTGGGCGCCGACCTGATCGTGAAGGGCGCCTATACCCAGTCGCGCCTGCGCCAGATGATCTTTGGCGGCGCCACCAGCTACATCCTGTCCAACGTCGAGGTGCCGGTCCTGATGTCGCACTGA